From one Desulfurobacterium thermolithotrophum DSM 11699 genomic stretch:
- a CDS encoding glycosyltransferase family 4 protein codes for MRILQATTSRTWSGGTEQCLLLAKYMNELGHETGILTIKGSLLDEKAKMLGIKRFYFPGTEKISIKNAKKLAKLIKQYDVVNTHIPAAHWYIWCASFFCKKKPKIVYTRRVNYDVSFLSSLTKYNINTDAIIAISNEVKNRLKKRFFLRKKKISVIPDGIEIDKFSPLVNSKLREEIKIDKETIVITHVANFQKVKGHNILFDAFKRILEKRKKKKLLLLLVGRDTQSEKAQNMIKEKKIEKHVISLGFRKDIPQILKETDLFVFPSINEGLGSSLLQAMAMKKVVVASYIGGIRSYLKHMENGITVKPGNVDSLYQGLLKGLENLNNENMKENARKTAQEFDIKNVTEKTLQLYKELLK; via the coding sequence ATGAGAATTCTTCAGGCAACAACCTCAAGAACTTGGAGCGGTGGAACCGAACAGTGTCTTTTATTAGCAAAGTATATGAATGAATTAGGGCATGAAACAGGTATACTTACTATTAAAGGAAGTCTTCTTGATGAAAAAGCTAAAATGCTTGGGATAAAGAGATTTTACTTTCCTGGAACAGAGAAAATCAGTATTAAAAATGCAAAAAAATTAGCCAAGCTTATTAAGCAATATGACGTTGTTAATACTCATATACCAGCAGCTCATTGGTATATATGGTGTGCCTCTTTTTTTTGTAAAAAAAAACCTAAAATTGTTTATACTAGAAGGGTTAACTACGATGTATCATTCCTATCATCTTTAACAAAATACAACATTAATACAGATGCAATAATTGCTATTTCTAATGAAGTAAAAAATAGATTAAAGAAAAGATTCTTTCTAAGAAAAAAGAAAATTTCTGTTATTCCTGATGGAATAGAGATAGATAAATTTAGTCCCCTAGTTAACTCAAAACTTCGAGAAGAAATAAAAATTGATAAAGAAACCATTGTAATTACTCATGTAGCAAATTTTCAGAAAGTGAAAGGACATAATATATTATTTGACGCCTTTAAAAGGATTTTAGAAAAAAGAAAGAAAAAAAAACTGTTACTACTTCTGGTTGGTAGAGATACGCAAAGCGAAAAAGCTCAAAATATGATAAAAGAAAAAAAAATAGAAAAGCATGTTATTTCTCTTGGATTCCGAAAAGATATTCCTCAAATATTAAAAGAAACAGATCTTTTTGTTTTTCCTTCTATTAACGAAGGATTAGGGAGTTCTCTTCTTCAAGCTATGGCTATGAAAAAAGTAGTGGTAGCTTCATATATTGGTGGAATAAGAAGTTATTTAAAACACATGGAAAATGGAATAACAGTTAAACCGGGAAACGTTGATTCTCTGTATCAGGGACTACTAAAAGGACTGGAAAACTTAAACAACGAAAACATGAAAGAGAACGCAAGGAAAACGGCGCAAGAATTTGATATAAAAAACGTTACAGAAAAAACTTTGCAACTTTATAAGGAACTCCTAAAGTAA
- a CDS encoding UDP binding domain-containing protein, whose protein sequence is MELLNSPEELAPYDAVIIAVKHDKFKKLTPEFFKRISVSKPIVIDVKGIYDREQFKDIVLWRL, encoded by the coding sequence ATAGAGCTCTTAAACTCTCCTGAAGAATTAGCACCTTACGATGCTGTGATAATTGCTGTAAAACATGACAAATTTAAAAAGCTAACACCAGAGTTCTTTAAAAGAATTTCCGTTTCAAAACCAATAGTTATTGATGTAAAAGGTATTTATGATAGAGAGCAATTTAAAGATATCGTTTTATGGAGACTATAG
- a CDS encoding TrmB family transcriptional regulator: MKIEIDEDVVNLLKEYGLNTYEAKAYYVLLLLGESAATSVARESKIPQQRIYDALKSLERKGLIQTKNTIPKKYVPLPVRRALTNRLRQMRLEFEIREDNLRKLIDELEKRIPETKSLLDKGSQIFVMEGKESIVNQAISMISSAESTIKIAGNKPLFILECKGNLSKYMKRNVELAAIGEFDQFCKDEIEKLGGKYCEASVYCQYLLIVDDKKLLIVYFDEKGVPNGLYTKNEAIVKPYLMFFESKWKEVCS, encoded by the coding sequence ATGAAGATCGAAATAGATGAGGATGTTGTAAATCTTTTAAAAGAATACGGACTCAATACTTATGAAGCTAAAGCATACTATGTCCTTCTTCTTCTTGGAGAATCAGCTGCCACGTCTGTTGCTCGAGAATCTAAAATACCACAGCAAAGAATCTATGATGCCTTGAAGTCCTTAGAAAGAAAAGGACTAATACAAACAAAAAACACAATACCAAAAAAATATGTTCCTTTACCAGTAAGAAGAGCTCTTACCAATAGATTACGTCAAATGAGACTTGAGTTTGAGATAAGGGAAGATAATCTACGGAAATTAATTGATGAACTTGAAAAGAGAATTCCAGAAACAAAATCACTTCTTGATAAAGGTTCTCAAATTTTTGTCATGGAAGGAAAAGAATCTATTGTCAATCAAGCTATATCTATGATTTCTTCAGCAGAATCTACCATAAAAATAGCCGGTAATAAACCTCTATTTATTTTGGAATGCAAAGGAAATCTTAGTAAATACATGAAAAGAAATGTAGAGCTTGCTGCTATAGGAGAATTTGATCAATTTTGTAAAGATGAAATAGAAAAACTCGGAGGTAAATATTGTGAAGCATCTGTTTACTGCCAGTATTTACTTATAGTAGATGACAAAAAGCTTTTAATTGTTTATTTTGATGAAAAAGGAGTTCCAAATGGACTATATACGAAAAATGAAGCTATTGTAAAACCATACCTAATGTTTTTTGAAAGTAAATGGAAAGAAGTTTGCTCTTAA